The Clostridioides difficile genome has a segment encoding these proteins:
- a CDS encoding ABC transporter permease: MLKLIKLEWKKNHIEKYIRNVFILAIILCLFVFALAFLGIANDPESGVLDAAPGNNIISAPIELFTSIAFLIFTSVMLSSFIVSAYKNKTMNLMFSYPIKRKKILLSQILAVWIFNFVALILTRLLIYGCILLGSQFMTSSFLIDFNMGDSLFYVQLILKSVVLVSMSFIALFVGIISKSSKATIVTSFLLIFLTQASVGDFTLANNMFFPIILTVISLVFAFLSIHNAETKDLM, from the coding sequence ATGCTAAAGTTAATAAAATTAGAATGGAAAAAAAATCATATAGAAAAATACATTAGAAATGTATTTATCTTAGCAATTATTCTTTGCCTATTTGTTTTTGCACTAGCATTTTTAGGAATTGCAAATGACCCTGAATCTGGTGTTCTTGATGCAGCTCCAGGAAACAATATTATATCTGCACCAATTGAACTTTTTACAAGTATAGCATTCTTAATTTTTACAAGTGTTATGCTATCTTCTTTTATTGTCAGTGCTTACAAAAACAAAACAATGAACCTGATGTTCTCTTATCCAATTAAACGTAAAAAAATTCTACTTTCTCAAATATTAGCTGTCTGGATTTTTAATTTTGTAGCACTAATATTAACAAGACTTTTGATTTATGGTTGTATTTTATTAGGTTCTCAGTTTATGACTTCTTCATTCTTAATAGATTTTAATATGGGAGATTCGTTATTCTATGTACAACTTATTTTAAAGTCGGTTGTACTTGTCAGTATGAGCTTTATAGCACTATTTGTTGGTATTATTAGCAAATCATCAAAAGCAACAATCGTTACATCCTTTTTGTTAATATTTTTAACTCAAGCAAGTGTAGGAGATTTTACACTTGCAAATAATATGTTCTTTCCTATTATTTTAACAGTTATATCTTTAGTTTTCGCTTTTCTTTCTATCCATAATGCAGAAACTAAGGATTTGATGTAG
- a CDS encoding ATP-binding cassette domain-containing protein — protein MSYILQTNHLTKAIDEKVIVSNVNINIKKGEIYGFLGPNGAGKTTIMKMITNLWKPTDGTIEIFGERLTSSSYEILKRMGSIIEFPTFYDHMSGFENLKLHCEYMGYYSPKSIDNALKMLNLSDASNKPVKSYSLGMKQRLGIARAVLNKPELLILDEPTNGLDPAGIKQIRDLLKMLCTEYDITIMISTHILSEIESIADTIGVISQGKMLKEISMKDISETNTTYIELSVNDIKRASYILADKLNIINFKIIDENNIRIYDKNITTQDVSKELTLGGVDISALHTKMETLEDYFLKITEGANK, from the coding sequence ATGTCATATATTTTACAAACAAATCATCTTACTAAAGCTATTGACGAAAAGGTCATTGTCAGTAATGTCAATATTAATATTAAAAAGGGAGAAATATATGGATTCCTTGGTCCAAATGGAGCAGGTAAAACCACAATAATGAAAATGATTACTAATCTTTGGAAGCCCACAGATGGAACAATTGAGATTTTTGGTGAAAGACTTACGTCTTCATCTTATGAAATTTTAAAACGTATGGGGAGTATTATTGAATTTCCTACATTTTATGATCATATGAGTGGCTTTGAAAACCTCAAATTGCATTGTGAGTATATGGGATACTACAGTCCTAAAAGTATAGACAATGCACTGAAAATGTTAAATTTATCTGACGCATCTAACAAGCCTGTTAAGAGTTATTCTTTAGGTATGAAACAACGTCTAGGAATTGCTCGTGCAGTTCTTAACAAACCAGAATTGCTGATTTTGGATGAGCCAACTAATGGTCTTGACCCTGCTGGCATAAAACAAATTCGCGATTTGCTTAAAATGCTATGTACAGAATATGATATTACCATTATGATATCTACACATATACTTTCTGAAATTGAGAGTATTGCAGATACAATTGGTGTTATTAGCCAGGGTAAAATGCTTAAAGAAATTTCTATGAAAGATATTTCAGAAACAAACACTACATACATAGAATTAAGTGTAAATGATATTAAGCGTGCTTCTTATATCCTAGCAGATAAATTGAATATAATTAATTTCAAGATTATAGATGAAAACAATATACGAATCTATGATAAGAATATTACAACGCAAGATGTATCAAAAGAGTTAACACTTGGTGGTGTAGATATAAGTGCTTTACATACAAAAATGGAGACTTTGGAAGATTACTTCCTAAAAATAACAGAGGGGGCTAATAAATAA
- a CDS encoding ATP-binding protein, which translates to MNSSTIIFFLSICIVILVIIVLYQQFIFRKGIQKKLREISNNLIDILDTNNEKKVMIFTDHKVLIDLVSQINRLLEDCQKIRVDFRRSEISSKKMLSNISHDIKTPMTVILGYLEIIQLNTHEENKMLTKVEQKAQKVMDLINQFFTLAKLEAGDTDIELSKVNINECCRENILDFYDLLTQKNFQVDIEIPEEIVFVQGNKDALQRILFNLISNAIKYGSDGKYLGIFIHSDKKYVYIDVTDKGKGIEKAFAKTVFERLFTMEDSRNRDIQGNGLGLTIAKNLAIQLGGDIVLDSEPKVLTTFTVKLRKLSY; encoded by the coding sequence ATGAATAGTTCAACAATTATTTTTTTCCTTTCTATTTGTATAGTGATTTTAGTCATTATCGTTTTATACCAACAGTTCATTTTTCGAAAAGGAATACAAAAAAAACTGAGGGAAATAAGCAATAATCTGATAGATATCCTAGATACAAATAACGAAAAAAAAGTAATGATTTTTACAGATCATAAAGTTCTTATAGATTTAGTATCGCAAATTAACCGCCTTTTAGAGGATTGTCAAAAAATCCGTGTAGACTTCCGACGCTCTGAAATTTCTTCAAAAAAAATGCTTTCTAATATATCCCATGACATTAAAACACCTATGACTGTCATATTAGGATATTTGGAAATCATACAACTAAATACTCACGAGGAAAATAAAATGCTTACAAAAGTAGAACAGAAAGCACAGAAAGTAATGGACTTGATTAATCAGTTCTTTACATTGGCAAAGCTAGAAGCTGGTGACACAGATATCGAGTTATCGAAAGTAAATATCAATGAATGTTGTCGTGAAAATATTTTAGATTTTTATGATTTACTTACACAAAAAAATTTTCAAGTGGATATAGAAATTCCAGAAGAAATTGTTTTTGTTCAAGGAAATAAAGATGCACTACAACGTATCCTATTCAATCTTATTTCTAATGCTATTAAGTATGGTTCAGACGGAAAATATTTAGGTATTTTTATCCATTCAGATAAAAAATATGTCTATATTGATGTGACAGATAAAGGAAAAGGTATTGAAAAAGCATTTGCTAAAACAGTTTTTGAACGCCTTTTTACAATGGAAGATTCCAGAAACAGAGATATTCAGGGAAATGGTCTTGGTTTAACAATTGCAAAAAATCTAGCCATTCAACTTGGTGGCGATATAGTTCTGGATAGTGAGCCAAAAGTCCTCACTACATTTACTGTAAAATTAAGAAAACTATCATATTAA
- a CDS encoding response regulator transcription factor produces MKILLIEDDLEISEMLKTFLLSEGFEITIVYNGEDACIKFDEKQFDIILLDLMIPKISGMEVMQYIRQRNVVPIIIISAKDSDSDKALGLGLGADDYITKPFSVVEVLARIKANVRRTKQYSAMPNFTPVIDNRVLICRDLVMNLDDYTIHKNKNKVELTAKEFDILKLLLQNPKRVYTKEQIYSLIWNDVYFGDENAVNVHISRLRNKIEDNPRSPKYIITVWGIGYKLGGV; encoded by the coding sequence ATGAAAATCTTATTAATTGAGGATGATTTAGAAATCAGTGAAATGTTAAAAACCTTTTTACTTTCTGAGGGTTTTGAAATAACTATTGTATATAATGGAGAAGATGCATGTATTAAGTTTGATGAAAAACAATTTGATATTATTTTACTGGATTTAATGATTCCTAAAATTAGTGGTATGGAAGTTATGCAATATATAAGACAGCGAAATGTTGTTCCAATCATCATTATATCAGCTAAAGATTCTGATTCTGATAAAGCATTAGGTTTAGGTTTAGGTGCTGATGATTATATTACCAAACCTTTTTCAGTTGTAGAAGTCTTAGCCCGTATAAAAGCCAATGTTCGAAGAACGAAACAATATTCTGCTATGCCAAACTTCACGCCTGTTATTGATAACAGGGTACTTATATGCAGAGACCTAGTTATGAATTTAGATGATTATACTATTCATAAAAATAAAAATAAAGTTGAACTTACTGCCAAAGAATTTGATATTTTAAAATTACTTTTACAAAATCCAAAGAGAGTTTATACTAAAGAACAAATTTATTCACTAATCTGGAATGATGTATATTTTGGTGATGAAAATGCTGTCAATGTTCATATCAGCAGATTAAGAAATAAAATTGAAGATAATCCACGTTCTCCAAAATACATCATTACAGTGTGGGGAATTGGATATAAATTAGGAGGAGTATAA